The DNA window TGCTGGAACGCGGAGGCATGGTGGTCGAACCACCACGTCAGCCGCGCATCCTGGCTGTAGCGGAAGTCGACGATGACGTTCTCCTCGCCGGAGAAGACGGCCGGGTCGATTCCCTCCGCGCCGGGCTTGTGGTTCAGCCCCTGATAGCGGAAGGCCGCATCCGCACGGACGCGCTCCCGGTAGAAGCGGGAGAACACCGCCGCGCTCGCGGCACCGTCAAAGCAGTTGTCGTGGAACAGGACCTGGACGTTCATGGCGGCGCCCCTTTACTGCAACACGAGCCCCTCGCCCACCGCCGCGAAGGCCGCGGAGCCCTGAGCGTCGCCCGCCTGAACATCCGGCGCCCCCGCCGCCACCACCGCCAGCCCCACCAGTCGGCCATCCGCCAGCAGGCCACACCCCAGCGTGCCTCGCGCCCCGCTCGACGTGCTCAGCCCATGAAGCTGCGTTCGGCTCCCCAATGCCTCGGGCGCAACGGGCCGGCTCGCCTCCAACCCCGGGCTTCCGCCCAGCGAGCGCAACAACCCCTCGCACCCCGCCGCGAGCGTCGTCCCCGAGCCTCGCTCCACCCACAACATCCCGTAGCGCCCTCGGGCCGAGTCACCAAACCCCACGGCGCTCCCGCTCAACGTGGCCGGGGGCAACATCATGTGCGTCGCGAGCTGCTCGCGCGTCAGCCGCTCCCACCCCGCGGGCAACTCCAACCGATACCCCAGCTCACTGCCCACCAGCAGCTGCCGCACGCCCCCTCCCGACGTCAGCGACCCAGGCATCGCGAGCAGCAGTCCCGACACCAGCGCCAGGCACAAGCCCAACCCCATGCTCAGGTAGCGCCGCACCACGCCCGGCTCCCCCATCACCAACGACAGCGCCACCAGTCCCAGCAGCGCGTACGCCACATGCACCGGCGCCGTCGGAGAGGCGCGCGCCAGCCACAGCGTCACCCCCAGCTGCGCCACGAGGCCCGTCTGCGCGATGCCCTTCACGGGCCCTCGGTTCAGCACCAGCACCAACGCGAGCACCAGGTCCAGCGCCACCAACCCATACGTCCACGACGGGTCCTGGAGCGAGCCCACCACGCCTCCGGCCCGCAGGAACCACGCGAGCGCCCCCGCCCCCAACACCGCCGCCACCGGCCCGGGATGCGCGGACACCGCGCTGGTGACCAGGTCACCG is part of the Myxococcus landrumus genome and encodes:
- a CDS encoding zinc ribbon domain-containing protein; the protein is MGRTRLDRLGDAVDDDATVFGGDLVTSAVSAHPGPVAAVLGAGALAWFLRAGGVVGSLQDPSWTYGLVALDLVLALVLVLNRGPVKGIAQTGLVAQLGVTLWLARASPTAPVHVAYALLGLVALSLVMGEPGVVRRYLSMGLGLCLALVSGLLLAMPGSLTSGGGVRQLLVGSELGYRLELPAGWERLTREQLATHMMLPPATLSGSAVGFGDSARGRYGMLWVERGSGTTLAAGCEGLLRSLGGSPGLEASRPVAPEALGSRTQLHGLSTSSGARGTLGCGLLADGRLVGLAVVAAGAPDVQAGDAQGSAAFAAVGEGLVLQ